In Nitrosococcus oceani ATCC 19707, the following proteins share a genomic window:
- the asd gene encoding archaetidylserine decarboxylase (Phosphatidylserine decarboxylase is synthesized as a single chain precursor. Generation of the pyruvoyl active site from a Ser is coupled to cleavage of a Gly-Ser bond between the larger (beta) and smaller (alpha chains). It is an integral membrane protein.) — protein sequence MANTVQHRLRDWLLSLYQHLLPQRTLSQLMYRLTRHRIVWLTGLQIRLFARIFGVNLKEAEFSSPKDYPHFNAFFTRALGKEARPIADSADAVVSPVDGCISQLGSLTDDRLLQAKGWSYNLVELLGGSKSRAAPFRGGQFATLYLSPKDYHRIHMPLAGHLREMTYLPGRLFSVSPKTVNGIHNLFARNERVVNVFDTEAGPLAMVLVGAIFVGSIETVWAGQITPPYRHQPHHQLYEGEKAISLAKGQEMGRFNMGSTVILIFPPDTIHWQSELQAEMPVRMGQPLGQLITAVQTEVEKQWANA from the coding sequence ATGGCTAACACGGTTCAGCATCGGCTCAGAGACTGGCTTCTCAGTCTCTATCAGCACTTACTTCCCCAACGTACCCTGTCCCAGCTCATGTATCGCCTAACTAGGCATCGGATCGTCTGGCTAACGGGCCTCCAAATCCGCTTATTTGCCCGAATCTTTGGGGTCAACCTGAAAGAGGCGGAGTTTTCCTCCCCCAAAGATTACCCCCATTTTAATGCCTTCTTTACCCGCGCTCTCGGTAAGGAGGCGCGACCCATAGCAGACTCGGCAGATGCCGTCGTTTCCCCCGTGGACGGGTGTATCAGCCAACTTGGCTCCCTCACCGATGACCGCTTGCTCCAAGCCAAAGGCTGGAGCTACAACCTAGTAGAGCTGCTCGGTGGCTCCAAAAGCCGGGCCGCCCCCTTCCGCGGCGGCCAGTTTGCAACGCTTTATCTTTCCCCAAAGGACTACCACCGTATCCATATGCCCTTGGCTGGACATTTACGGGAAATGACCTACTTGCCAGGCCGATTATTTTCAGTTAGCCCGAAAACCGTCAATGGAATCCATAACCTCTTCGCCCGTAACGAACGGGTGGTCAACGTCTTTGACACTGAAGCGGGTCCCCTGGCCATGGTATTGGTGGGCGCTATTTTTGTCGGCAGTATCGAAACTGTATGGGCCGGCCAAATCACCCCACCCTACCGACATCAACCTCATCACCAGCTTTACGAAGGAGAGAAAGCGATCTCCCTAGCAAAAGGCCAGGAGATGGGGCGCTTTAACATGGGCTCTACCGTTATTCTGATTTTCCCCCCCGACACGATCCACTGGCAATCCGAGCTGCAAGCGGAAATGCCGGTACGCATGGGCCAACCCCTGGGGCAACTTATCACCGCCGTCCAGACAGAGGTAGAAAAACAATGGGCCAATGCCTAA
- the rnr gene encoding ribonuclease R: protein MSDWKKKDPYFARETQKYGQPIPSREYIMQCLERRGRPMTRKELIKTLKLDSGEEVREAFRRRLRAMERDGQLMRNRRRAYGLVHKMDLVRGRIIGHKDGFGFLVPDEGGEDLYLSARQMRAVLHGDRAVAQVTGIDRRGRREGAVIEVLERNNHRVVGRFVAEDTLGFLVPSNQRLSQDILIPLEHQEGAQDNQIVVAEITEQPTAKRQPIGRIVELLGDHMAPGMEMDIALQIHELPHVWPEEVLTEAKVFKTTVPRKAKAGRLDLRDLPLVTIDGEDAQDFDDAVYAERHDQGWRLWVAIADVSWYVQPYSALDSEAEKRGNSVYFPSRVIPMLPEALSNGLCSLNPKVDRLCLVCEMVIGPRGGLNSFRFHSGVMRSAARLTYHQAAALLEGSDRKLQERYKTVLPGLEAMHSLYQVLHKARARRGAIDFEMGETQIIFDEAQKIKDIQPLVRNDAHRLIEEFMILANVAAARFLTQHKVPTLYRVHERPADDKLVDLHKFLAELGLALQGGESPGAKDFARFLRSVQERPDAHLIQTVILRTFKQAVYSPDNHGHFGLSLPVYTHFTSPIRRYPDLLVHRAIRHVLEQRSAKTFLYTQDEMMALGEHCSMTERRADEATRDAEDWLKCEYMKDRVGESFDGLITGVTSFGLFVELSDIYVEGLVHVTALGNDYFHFDPAGRRLLGEHTRQVYRLADKVRVMVVRVDLDEKKIDLELA from the coding sequence ATGAGCGATTGGAAAAAAAAGGACCCCTACTTTGCCCGTGAAACCCAGAAATACGGGCAACCTATCCCCAGCCGGGAATATATCATGCAATGTTTAGAACGGCGGGGTAGACCCATGACTCGCAAGGAGCTGATAAAAACCTTAAAGCTTGATAGCGGCGAGGAGGTGCGGGAGGCTTTCCGCCGCCGCCTGCGGGCCATGGAGCGGGATGGCCAACTCATGCGCAACCGCCGCCGCGCCTATGGCTTGGTCCACAAAATGGATCTGGTGCGGGGGCGGATCATCGGTCACAAGGATGGTTTCGGTTTTCTGGTGCCCGATGAGGGGGGAGAGGATCTTTATCTTTCCGCGCGACAAATGCGTGCTGTCCTGCACGGGGATAGGGCAGTCGCCCAGGTTACCGGGATTGACCGACGCGGGCGCCGCGAAGGGGCCGTGATTGAAGTGTTAGAGCGGAATAACCACCGGGTTGTGGGCCGCTTTGTCGCCGAGGATACATTGGGTTTCTTGGTGCCCAGCAACCAGCGCCTCAGCCAGGATATTCTAATTCCGCTGGAGCATCAGGAAGGTGCCCAGGACAATCAAATTGTCGTTGCCGAGATCACGGAGCAGCCTACCGCCAAGCGCCAGCCCATTGGCAGAATCGTGGAGTTGCTCGGCGATCACATGGCGCCAGGGATGGAGATGGATATTGCGCTTCAAATCCATGAACTACCCCATGTTTGGCCGGAAGAAGTGCTGACCGAGGCTAAGGTTTTCAAAACCACGGTGCCTAGAAAAGCAAAAGCGGGACGGCTGGATTTGCGGGATCTGCCTCTGGTGACCATTGATGGGGAAGATGCCCAGGATTTTGATGATGCGGTTTATGCGGAGCGCCACGACCAGGGTTGGCGCTTGTGGGTGGCGATTGCGGATGTCTCCTGGTATGTACAGCCTTATTCCGCCCTGGATAGCGAGGCCGAAAAACGGGGCAACTCGGTGTATTTCCCCAGCCGGGTAATTCCCATGCTGCCGGAAGCGCTGTCTAATGGCTTGTGTTCCCTCAATCCGAAGGTGGATCGGCTGTGTTTGGTCTGTGAAATGGTGATCGGCCCGCGGGGGGGATTAAATAGCTTTCGTTTTCATTCCGGGGTAATGCGGTCAGCAGCCCGGTTGACTTACCATCAGGCCGCGGCCCTCCTTGAGGGTAGTGATCGCAAGCTGCAAGAGCGTTATAAGACGGTGCTTCCAGGGCTTGAGGCAATGCATAGCCTTTATCAGGTGTTACATAAAGCCCGCGCCCGGCGGGGCGCTATTGATTTTGAAATGGGCGAGACCCAAATCATTTTCGATGAGGCTCAAAAGATTAAGGACATTCAGCCCTTGGTGCGTAATGACGCCCATCGTCTGATTGAAGAGTTCATGATCCTGGCCAATGTGGCTGCGGCCCGGTTCCTGACTCAACATAAAGTGCCCACCCTTTATCGCGTTCACGAGCGACCAGCGGACGATAAATTGGTTGATTTACACAAGTTCCTGGCCGAATTAGGATTGGCTTTGCAGGGGGGTGAGTCTCCTGGAGCCAAGGATTTTGCCCGCTTTTTACGCTCTGTTCAGGAGCGCCCGGATGCCCACCTCATCCAGACAGTGATATTGCGCACCTTTAAGCAGGCGGTTTACAGTCCCGACAACCATGGGCATTTCGGGCTATCTCTGCCCGTCTATACTCACTTTACTTCTCCCATACGGCGTTACCCTGATTTGCTGGTGCATCGTGCTATTCGCCATGTGCTAGAACAGCGATCCGCAAAAACGTTCCTGTACACCCAGGATGAAATGATGGCCCTGGGGGAGCATTGCTCCATGACCGAGCGCCGCGCCGATGAGGCCACCCGTGATGCCGAAGACTGGCTCAAATGCGAATATATGAAGGATAGGGTAGGCGAGTCCTTTGACGGCCTAATCACCGGGGTCACCTCTTTTGGCCTCTTCGTGGAACTCAGCGATATTTATGTGGAAGGGTTGGTCCACGTTACGGCTCTGGGCAACGATTATTTCCATTTTGACCCTGCGGGTCGCCGTCTTCTGGGGGAGCACACGCGCCAGGTTTACCGTTTGGCCGATAAAGTCCGGGTCATGGTCGTCCGGGTCGATCTGGATGAGAAGAAAATCGATCTGGAATTGGCTTGA
- a CDS encoding YncE family protein, with protein MNKYASYLLLAFICLLTLPLSQAKAEEQQNIYNKYLQPVVTAIDYHTRMIYLLNYEKDKIITVDPFFIEGWPGDVPLQHTMILPEGDRFYVTTDNTDNHPSYIMALKVDDINWDNGTADVVLDSVLPVDVPNTPSEFPFVESINPIQAIPNWIVSPSTQIHGPTLLPYSDFVYFTELTGDKVRVVNYKTNAFANADPISIPGYTEQTHGVMFNKSGTLGLGTGYFFDNSVIDLYKTNRETGQLEAVKQIMLGNERKHAAFSHYVFWLDERYALTASMQLGKTSLTPPTTRKIIPPSVWMIDAWEGTATRIIKHTKHANGRGIFRSASDIAVVGNKLYIAEEDSIDHTFGDDGYVSVFDISNRYRPRFIKRFKPGAEFPQGFAIAHTLNPTPDNRYLLVGSWFSGYIIKIDTLTDTVAKVFGPGDGLVMPHGLYAAGGMR; from the coding sequence ATGAATAAATATGCCTCTTATTTACTATTAGCATTTATATGTTTACTGACTCTGCCCTTAAGCCAAGCTAAAGCGGAGGAACAACAAAATATTTATAATAAATACCTACAGCCCGTGGTAACTGCTATCGATTATCACACACGTATGATATACCTCCTTAATTATGAAAAGGACAAAATAATCACGGTAGATCCGTTTTTTATCGAAGGTTGGCCAGGCGATGTTCCCCTGCAACATACCATGATATTACCGGAGGGAGACAGATTCTACGTTACTACCGATAATACGGATAATCATCCTTCTTATATTATGGCTTTAAAGGTGGATGATATTAACTGGGATAATGGCACAGCAGACGTCGTACTGGATTCAGTATTGCCAGTAGATGTTCCGAACACCCCATCAGAATTCCCCTTTGTAGAATCCATCAACCCTATCCAAGCGATTCCTAACTGGATAGTGTCTCCATCAACCCAAATTCACGGACCCACATTGTTGCCCTATTCAGATTTTGTCTACTTTACCGAATTGACAGGGGACAAGGTACGCGTCGTTAATTATAAAACCAATGCATTTGCTAATGCCGATCCCATCAGCATTCCCGGATATACGGAACAGACTCATGGCGTCATGTTCAATAAGTCGGGAACCCTGGGGTTGGGAACAGGCTATTTTTTTGATAATAGCGTAATCGATTTATATAAAACCAATAGGGAAACCGGTCAATTGGAGGCCGTGAAGCAAATCATGCTAGGTAACGAGAGAAAGCATGCGGCTTTTTCCCATTATGTTTTTTGGCTGGACGAGCGCTACGCCCTCACCGCCTCGATGCAGCTTGGGAAAACCTCTTTGACACCGCCAACCACGCGTAAGATCATCCCGCCGAGCGTGTGGATGATTGATGCCTGGGAGGGAACCGCCACTAGAATTATCAAGCATACCAAACATGCTAATGGGCGTGGCATCTTTCGCTCTGCCTCTGACATTGCTGTTGTTGGCAACAAACTCTATATTGCAGAGGAAGATTCCATTGACCATACCTTCGGTGATGATGGCTATGTTTCCGTCTTCGATATCAGTAACCGCTACCGGCCACGGTTTATAAAAAGATTTAAGCCAGGCGCGGAATTTCCCCAGGGATTTGCTATTGCCCACACCCTGAATCCAACGCCAGACAACCGCTATTTATTGGTAGGCAGTTGGTTTTCAGGGTACATCATCAAAATTGATACCCTGACGGATACGGTCGCGAAGGTGTTCGGTCCTGGAGACGGCCTTGTCATGCCGCATGGTTTGTATGCCGCGGGTGGTATGCGTTAA
- a CDS encoding SCO family protein, producing MRNRALCNLAAIMMLLLLAPTKLIASTIVLKHVAPLQKETIAHLNQGSKSDSGQWRLVVFGFTNCSDVCPMSLANLSMLMGAAEEENIKLAGTFVTIDPDRDTHAVLAEYTDKFNADIAYLRLTGKDLEHLKSTFGVETVFYTKNAGNRIHYQVDHSSTGFLIDPEGRIRVLFDAVEDAVDIANMIHEQGTLFSHE from the coding sequence ATGAGAAATCGTGCTTTATGTAATCTTGCTGCTATCATGATGCTTTTGCTGCTTGCCCCCACTAAGTTAATAGCCTCAACCATCGTGCTGAAGCACGTCGCGCCTTTGCAAAAAGAAACGATAGCCCACTTAAACCAAGGAAGTAAAAGCGACAGTGGGCAATGGAGGCTGGTTGTTTTTGGCTTTACCAACTGTAGCGATGTCTGCCCCATGTCGCTTGCAAATCTTTCCATGCTAATGGGCGCTGCGGAGGAAGAAAATATTAAACTGGCAGGGACTTTTGTAACCATCGATCCTGATAGGGACACCCATGCAGTATTAGCCGAGTACACTGATAAATTTAATGCCGATATTGCCTATCTACGCCTAACAGGCAAAGACCTGGAACACCTTAAAAGCACCTTTGGCGTGGAAACTGTTTTCTATACCAAAAATGCGGGCAACAGAATTCACTACCAGGTTGATCACAGTAGCACCGGTTTTCTCATCGATCCCGAAGGAAGAATTAGAGTTCTGTTCGATGCGGTGGAAGACGCTGTCGATATTGCTAACATGATCCATGAGCAAGGGACGCTTTTTAGCCATGAGTAA